A window of Epinephelus lanceolatus isolate andai-2023 chromosome 3, ASM4190304v1, whole genome shotgun sequence genomic DNA:
GTGAGAGCAGGACATTTCtctcaaaaaacacaaatatcaaCCTCATCGTGATAGAGAAAAAGCTAAAGGGATACCCAAACTCCTCAGGAATGATCCTCTGGGAACCAGGAATCGGTACAAAGCTCCATCCAATGCATCCAATAtttgttgaaaatattttagccTAGACCGAAGTGGTTGggcaaccaaccaaccaaccaacattGCCATCCATAGTTATGATGCTAATGTGACTATGAAATATCTAATTtccttttattgttttgtttttagatttCTTTACAGTtatcttaaatgtatttgccTCTTTAGGTTCTTTGTCAACTTCCCATCGGCCAAACAGTACTTCAGCCAGTTCCAGGACATGGACGATCCAGAGGAGATGGAGCGAAGCAGCCAGCTTCGACACCATGCCCGCAGGGTGATGAATGCCATCAATACTGTGGTGGAGAACCTCCATGACCCAGAGAAGGTATCAGCAGTGCTGGCCCTGGTGGGAAAGGCCCATGCTATTAAACACAAGGTGGAACCCATGTACTTCAAGGTAACTTCAATGAGTACTTTCCTATACTTCCCAGAATTGCTTTCAACAATCCGATAAGGTTCATTGCCACAGGGGTGTTGTTTCATTGCTAGGAGATGTGTTGCTCTATAGTTTTGATTTATGTACCCACGAAACAAAAAAGACTGTGTCCTGAAACATGATTGTCGAGTGTGCTACTTCCTGGTTAAGTGGCACAGTGGAGGTATTTTCTTGCTTCAGCAGCCCCTTGAATTATCAAAGTATCCCATTAACACCCcaaagaaatgttttcattagcAATCTAATCCCACAGGTGAATCCTCTGCCCATTTAAATTTACTCAGGCCAAAAAATGGCATTCCTGTTTTGCGCTTATCTGTTTTTTATGTCTCATATGCAGCTATTACTTGTTTGCACTTGTGGACAAAAGTACATCAAGCTGTAATGAAGCTGATGATGTCTTGTTCTATACCAAGTCTAAAAATGATACTTCAAATAGAGTGTATGCAGACTTTTTTGGGGCAGACCACATATTTCACCCCCAGCCTCCACGGGTTTTCTCAATCAGAGATGTCCATATGATGTAAATTCAAGAAATGATTCAGGAAATTACCTTGCCTATTTAAACTTACAGTAATATCAGGGTGAAAAGTGCAAATTCTATTGCACCACATCAGTGATGCAGGGTGTGGTCAGAAGTGTGCTCCGTTAACAGctgtaaagtgcaacacacaccgccgccataCGCCACGCGTCAAAatgcccgcctccattatattctatgaaccaacccacactggcaCCGGCCAATGCGccgcgccgctctgcttcagcccactgcccTATTTCCAGCGCGGCCAGTGCTCATGGCGGcactgcgagaaaagccttttatgtacgtccCGGCCGCCGTAgtatcaactccggttgtttcaaattttttataagacgactttgataagaaactcacccgtgaaatccaagttgttgttgcctcaaagtttttcctcttcttcttccgttactagcagttggcaaccgttggcaactagtgtaggtacagccacctagcgggctggggtgggaaatacacgtCGACGGTGCCACTGTgcgccgctgccagtgtgtgttggggggcggcacttgacggccacagcgccgcgctggcggcggtgtgtgttgcacttaagacCTGCAACAGCAAGCACAAGATTTTAATATAAGTTACTCTTCAGGTATACAAATGAATACTCAGAAATCTACAAAGAACAATAGAGCAGCCCAAGTGGTAACGACATGCAAAAAAGTAAATAAGCAAAgttattaatgttttatttcatggcCAGAGCTATCCGTGTTGACTACCTGTGAAGGCAGAAAAAGACGGAATCAGAATatgtgtcataaaaaatgttaaaatccaGTGTTTAATGTCTACCATATGGTTGCATAGTTTTCAATGTGAAACTCTATGATTGTTAAATATGATTCCCTCTTCATCTGACTGAAGAGGGGAAGCATATGCTTCCTCCGTTCGAGTCTTTGAATGTCATCTGCAGTTGGTTCATAAAGGCAGCTGTGAAGAGGACACATTACCGCTATTTCAGCATCCCTCCACTGGCTTCCGACTGCCTTTAGAATGTGTTTTAAGGTTTAATTGATCACTTTGTGGATAAATAATCAAATTGATTACCCCCACTGTGTATTCCCTTTGCTCTTAACCACATATACAAGAGTGAACCTCCTAGGTTgacatttaatatttttgtggtGACATGACACATTAGTGAATCATTTCAAGTGGTTTATCatgaaaaatgccaaacatttagGCTGTTTaaagcttctcaaatgtgaggtcttttttattttatgtcattatgAAGTTGAATACCTTTTGGATTTTAAGaagtaaaatatataaataatgataaagatcataaataatgtaaataataaatttAACTGTATCCTCATGACATGCATAAAGTCTGCAGCAGTTTCTGAACATGTCATTCATTAAGCTTAATGCTTCAAAATAGTTGAATTTTGAATACAAAGTACAACCTATAGGCATTTCTGCAGCTTTCAGCTGCATCTCATAGCCTTTCTTAGCACGTGTAGATCAGTTGCCATGGAGATGGTTGTTATCAACCTAAGTATGGTATGTTGTTGACATGATAACAGGTGGTCGTATAGGGGATGTTGCAACTGTTAAAACTAAACAGTACATCCTttatgggaaaaaaaaccctaatCATCTGACTCCTAAGAGTGTTTTAGTTCAACTAAATGCTAAACAAGACATTTAGGCAATCATAACCTTACAATTAACTTtcaataactgaaaacacacataaatagtGACAGCTATAACTATGCCTACATACtcagtgaatctggggttacaccaTGGTTACGTTACCTAATCAATGTTGGTGTCATGGTAGCAACGTGTTAACAGGCGGCACccagctgtcactcaaagcggccacgTCTTTAATTACCTTTATTTACCTTTTAGCCTTAATAGCACataaacaggtgagttttaTAAAAACTCACCCTTTGTCTAGtgtagctacagagaccaaaactgttttttgtaccaggctgtaaacatgtttttttcttttgtatagTTGGGCATTTTAGCCCTGCAGGATTAtttatagtaataataattagactttaaaatgtatttatatagcacctttcaaacaaagttacaaagtgctgtacaataaaaCCAAACCCAATTAAAACACAAGGAGAATAAAACTATtaacatgtcataaaatgtcatctagtaagagattaaaaaagaagGCCAAAGCTAAAATCAAGACAATAAATGGGAAATAACATCAATAAGATGGTAATGAAATAAacagacagctcagataaagtCAGGATATGCTTTCCGACAGAGGTATGTTTTTAGGAGAGACTAAAAAGCTAAGACTAAAGACTAAAAGCCAGTAACTCAGACAGCCTTATATCCTCAGACAGGTCActccagagcctcggggccctggTGGCAAAAGCTCTGTCCTCTTTGGTCTTAAGTCTGGACTCTGGGACAAGCAGAAGACCCCTGCCAGAGGTTCATAAGGGACGAACAGGTCTGAAATGTAATCTGGAGTCAGGCCATGAAGAGCCTAAAAAGTGGCAACTTCATCCACTACGGAAGAAGCAATCAGGACCCATCCATGACTTGCAACGATAGGCCGATCTCCAACCTTCCTTATTAGTAAAATCCTTGAAAAACTTGACTACAAACAACTGCACAGTTACCTCAACCTTCACAACCTTTGCTTTTCTCTAAGGCATATGGTAattagtctgtgtgtgtgtgtgtttgcgtatgTGTGTGCCTGTTGTCTGTAGGTGCTAACTAATTGTGAGTGTGCGCACTCTTTGGTTTGCTGaccagttattttatttatgtgagGTATTTTTCACGTTTTATATCTCATGGTTTAATTGTTTTCTATGTTTAACTGTAAAGCACATTGTGTTTACCTGAGTATGAAATGTACTGTTCAAATAAAATTGACTTAACCCAAGGAAGGCCATGAGATGTGGCCGAAAGCCTCAGACGCACTGAGTAAACTGACCTTATGTTAAGAACATTGTTGCCAAAATTCAATTTACTCTCTTCTCTCAATTGTCAGACCATTTCCACACGTCCCCAGTTCTGTCTCCAACGCCACTGCTCATTTACcaaatgtaaatgtacattTCACTCTTTATTTTTGCTGTCCTTAAGTACTTTTCCACTCCCCACCTGTGTTGTCCTTTCTActctgtcattttcatttcCTTTGTATTGCCTGTCCACCCACCACTTTCAtgctttattttttcaattctCACCTGCCTCGCCCACTTTTCTGcgaattagatttttttttattcccacCGCTCTGCTCTCACTTTACATTACTGTCTCCCTTCCAGCTGCCATTATCTTGATAGCCAGATATTCCCGTTCTTTccgtctcttcctctttttttcctccctgtgTTAATGAAGTTTGTCTCTCTCAACCCCCTCCCTCCCAGATCCTGAGCGGCGTCATGCTGGAGGTGTTGGCTGAAGATTTCCCAGAATTCTTCACAGCAGAGGTGCAGATGGTGTGGACCAAACTGATGGGGGCGGTGTACTGGCATGTGACAGGAGCCTACACAGAGGTGGGCTGGCTCCAGGTCTCCAGCTCAGCCGTGTGAACAGTTTGGAGGAAGAGTGGGTAAAAAAAGTTTCACTTGCAAAGAGTTCTGTGAGGATggtttcacagacatggatgagATTAACGTGGTAATCCGTGCAACTCTGTACTTTATTTTGGTGACGTTTTGGGTGCTAAGCCTTCATTGCTGTGGTGTTTCTACATTGCAGTTTCCAGAGATCACTTGGACACCAAAAAATATAGCCAgaacacatttttacatttgttctAATGAAGTTTTAGCCAGTATAAGTGGCACTTTGGTCTGTGTTTTGAACCATGCAGCTATCACTGCTAATGCCAACTATCCAGCTCTTCTACTGTATTCCAAACAAATGACTGTTTCTGCCAAAAGCATACAACatgacccttcgctaagccctaccccccttagttactgtcaGCAGGCCTGTCGAGCTTTTCAGTCTCATCACAAACGCAGTTTACAATGACAGTGTTGTCAGATTACCTCTCAAAATTCTTGCTAACTTTTGCCACCCATTCTTGTTTCCAGGAGATTTTATCCTCTatcgctagctagctaattaatGTTAGCTTACTTCATTATGCTAATACCAACCAACTTGTAGTAACAAAAATCATGTTAAAGGGTCTTAAATATGCACCTGAAGGCTACATAACAGCTACCTGGTGTTACGCTAAAAGGCTAAAGCTACATGTGCTAATTAAAAACACAGTATCTTAACCATGAAACATGAAGGACACATAGAAACAAAGGAGCAGTATTGTTCTTGTTTTGGGGCATGGCTATATACAGTGGTTCAAACATTATTCTACAACAGAAGAAAAGTGTGAAGAAATATACTGTATTATAGCAATGTGGTAAAAGGAAAATGAAAAGGCACTGGAGAAAGCTACTACCATGTGTAATAAGCTAGTTAGCcgaacatgctaacatttgcagcTAAGATTAGAACAGaccaacacattattaatgTAACTGTACTCTTtacatttttggtgtttttgattGGAAAAATAACAGTCTTCAAACTCTTGAATACCATATATTAATCTCACTACAGCACACTGCTTTAGCATGTTGAGAAATCCAATGTTTGGCTAATCTTTATAAACAGATACCTgcatgtatgcagaatctgtaggcaataGGACAAAATTTTGGTATTATAGGCATTCTGGTTTCTGTTAGTGGTCCGAGTATGTATTGATCAGTCACGTTTGCGTGAACTTTGGTTGCCTGCAGGTTAACAGTCCATGTGCAGAGCAAAAAAGGCAGAGGGCATTAGCTGAAATAtaatcttggaacccatcgaCTATTATCTGATGATGAtttagttttttattgttttttttgcctgatttatctgcattcatatgaaGACATCTGTTTAGAGAGATTGGCAGAAATGTTGTCTGGACCTGTCTCAAGTTGCCAATCAAACTGTAAGCAAtgaccacagaagaggaagtttTGGCTCAGATATCATTGCCCCCAGAGGCCGTATCTTCCCCAGacgatagctgatgggttctgagattgaAGCTTGATAGGCCTGCTGTTTGTAGTTACAGATATAAGCTAACCTTATGTTGGACAGTTGCTCTTCAGGGTAGGATTTAGCGAACGGTCAACTGGGAATTGCAGAAGGAGACATTTATTTATACTAATATGTTACGGATTATGACTTTACAGAGTTCATTTCTGTGGAAACCTGCAGTGAGAGAAGCATCTTCCGGCTGAGCCACACATATGAATACACCTCATGATATTTTGAGAAACGAGATAGAGAAATGTTTAAACAAGAAGTGATTTTTAAGCTCTGAGAGGGGGCAGTTAGTTGTTGAAGCCCCGGCTATGGGACCATGGAGCTGCTGACTGTTAATAGATTCTCTTTGTGTCCTACTACAGTATATCCTCATGTTTAGGGGACCTGCgcccctttctctctctattGATGCATTGCGTGCTCTCAATGTCTTGTTTAACTTTACCGAGGTGTTGTTTGTATAAGTGTACAGTGGGCAAGTGTGCATACTCTTCTGCCTTTGTTTACAACTCATTGGCACGTCCGTCTGTTGACGTGTTAAAGAGGGCTGTTTTTTCTTTGCTAAGTTTAGCAACGATGCTTTAAGTTTCTTCTTGCCTATCACTTTCATTGCACAAACACTGACACGCAAACATTGTAAAAGTGAGATGGAAAATATCAGCGGGTGGACACAATCAGCAactgcacatttacacactcacacactaagCATGCTATAGGACCTCCCCTGTGCTAATATTTAGAGGACTGTCAGTTAGTTTACCTCTTCAAAATCCCATCAGAGAGACGTGCCGCATTAAAGACTCCATTAAGGGCTTTAGAAAGTCACTCTGGAGGTCTACAGAAAACTCGTCAGCTTTAGAGGTACTATCAGTCTACCAGTCTCTTTGGACTTCAGACCCATCTAACATGAGAAATGATATCCCAATACATTCAAATATGAATTGCACTGCCTTTGTTCTAACATAATGGATGCTTTCTTCACAACTGACAACAGTGGAAGCCGCGCAGACATATTCAATTATCCACCACTCGTCAAACATGCTGCATACTGTCAAACTAACTTTCTTTACCTTACTCAACCTCATCTTCCTGTCATCGACACTTCAGTAATTAGATTCTTTGGACTGCATGCGCTCCTGCTAGCTGTCCCCATCTGCGAGT
This region includes:
- the cygb2 gene encoding cytoglobin-2 — its product is MSRRESLPPPSPPPPPQLLGVRRGEVESEDRPERAEPLSDAEREIVQDTWGHVYKNCEDVGVSVLIRFFVNFPSAKQYFSQFQDMDDPEEMERSSQLRHHARRVMNAINTVVENLHDPEKVSAVLALVGKAHAIKHKVEPMYFKILSGVMLEVLAEDFPEFFTAEVQMVWTKLMGAVYWHVTGAYTEVGWLQVSSSAV